In Musa acuminata AAA Group cultivar baxijiao chromosome BXJ2-8, Cavendish_Baxijiao_AAA, whole genome shotgun sequence, one genomic interval encodes:
- the LOC103993801 gene encoding probable LRR receptor-like serine/threonine-protein kinase At2g16250, with amino-acid sequence MPRVVAAVVVFVVFALWRAAAAQKLSSAADLAGLYSLRASLGLRARDWPRRADPCTSWTGVACSASGRVVRLDLSGLRRTRVGRLSPRFAVDGLRNLTQLVSFNATGFALPGPIPDWFGRELAPTFAVLILRDASVVGSIPNSLSGAAGLAVLNLAGNAITGNIPPTLGQLSNLTLLDLSRNALSGPIPASFAALANLVYLDLSSNSLSGSLPLALGTLRALKTLILANNNLTGSVPAQLGDLSSLAILDLSFNSLAGSLPDDLKNLRSLQHLILANNSLSGSLTTGLLAVLPRLQSIKLSRNNFSGTLPDSLWSLLELRLVDVSYNNLTGVLPDLVPAIVEGNDSDALFDLSSNLYYGYISSSFGSVFAKFATVNISDNYFKGRLPLDNASSNVSFGLNCFKNTKNQRSPDDCLQFYSARGLLYDGDDTPGTAPPSGTSKEGHRNLKYILIGAFGGALVLVILVVLLVCCLKRSGGRKAELHENGAGADPSVSGTQAPGVYVNLSNVGEAFSYEQLFRATLDFSDANLIKKGHSSDIYHGTLDTGIPVVVKRMDVRKVRKDAHAAELDLFSKGLHERLVPFMGHCLENENEKFLVYKYVPNGDLYMVLQAKPEPEEGLQSLDWIKRLKIATGIAQALCYLHHDCSPPLVHRDIQASSVLLDDKFEVRLGSLSEVCAQEGEAHQKAITRLLRMSQVSVQNISGPPATCAYDVYCFGKVLLELITGKLGISGSNDVNATNEWLDHTLPHINMYEKEAVTKIVDPFLVVDEDHLEEVWAMAIVAKSCLNPKPNRRPQARHILTALENPLKVVRQDITTGSTATLTTMTSSRGSWNLAFMGSWRRSSSETMCVAPGQAREDQAVKWSGTTRSQGSGGGEQSFSRKRLSKEIFPEPSGVRDMQD; translated from the exons ATGCCCCGTGTCGTGGCCGCCGTTGTTGTCTTCGTCGTCTTCGCGCTGTGGCGCGCCGCGGCGGCGCAGAAACTGAGCTCGGCGGCTGATCTCGCGGGGTTGTACAGCCTCCGTGCCTCGCTTGGTCTCCGAGCCCGGGACTGGCCGCGGCGGGCGGACCCGTGCACGTCCTGGACCGGCGTCGCCTGCAGCGCCTCCGGCCGGGTCGTGCGCCTCGACCTCTCCGGCCTCCGCCGTACCCGGGTGGGTCGTCTGAGCCCCCGGTTCGCGGTCGACGGGCTCAGGAACCTTACCCAGCTCGTCTCCTTCAACGCCACCGGGTTCGCCCTCCCCGGACCCATCCCGGACTGGTTCGGCCGAGAACTCGCCCCGACCTTTGCGGTCCTCATTCTCCGCGACGCCTCCGTCGTCGGCTCCATCCCTAACTCGCTCAGCGGCGCCGCCGGGCTCGCCGTGCTCAACCTGGCTGGCAACGCCATCACGGGCAACATCCCGCCCACGCTCGGTCAGCTGAGCAACCTCACTCTCCTCGACCTCTCTCGCAACGCCCTCTCCGGGCCTATCCCGGCGTCCTTCGCGGCGCTCGCCAACCTCGTCTACCTCGACCTCTCCTCCAACTCCCTATCCGGTTCGCTGCCGCTGGCCCTCGGCACGCTCCGAGCCTTGAAAACCCTGATCCTGGCGAACAATAACCTCACCGGATCGGTCCCTGCACAGCTCGGTGATCTCTCTTCGCTCGCCATTCTTGATCTCAGCTTCAATTCCCTCGCCGGATCGCTTCCTGATGACCTCAAGAACCTAAGGAGCCTACAACATCTCATCTTGGCCAACAACTCGCTTTCAGGCAGTCTCACGACCGGTCTCTTGGCCGTTCTTCCCCGGCTTCAGTCCATCAAACTGAGTCGCAACAATTTCTCTGGGACATTACCTGACTCACTCTGGTCTCTTTTGGAGCTACGCTTGGTTGACGTCTCTTACAATAACCTCACTGGAGTACTTCCAGACCTTGTGCCGGCTATTGTCGAAGGAAACGACAGTGATGCTCTCTTCGACCTTTCAAGCAACCTCTATTATGGTTATATCTCTTCTAGCTTTGGGAGTGTCTTCGCCAAGTTTGCAACGGTAAATATATCAGATAACTACTTCAAAGGTCGATTGCCATTAGATAATGCGAGCAGCAATGTGTCTTTTGGATTGAATTGCTTCAAAAATACTAAGAATCAGAGAAGTCCAGATGACTGTTTGCAGTTTTATTCGGCAAGAGGGCTACTTTATGATGGTGATGACACACCGGGTACTGCCCCGCCTTCAGGCACTTCCAAGGAGGGTCATCGGAACTTAAAGTATATCTTGATTGGGGCGTTTGGAGGTGCTCTGGTGCTCGTGATACTGGTCGTTTTACTGGTATGCTGTTTGAAGAGATCTGGTGGCCGGAAAGCTGAACTGCACGAGAATGGTGCAGGTGCAGATCCATCTGTCAGTGGCACACAGGCCCCTGGTGTTTATGTCAATTTGTCGAATGTAGGGGAGGCCTTCAGTTATGAGCAGCTGTTTCGGGCTACTTTGGATTTTAGTGATGCCAACCTCATCAAGAAGGGACATTCGAGCGATATCTACCATGGCACATTGGACACGGGAATTCCTGTGGTTGTGAAGAGGATGGATGTACGGAAGGTCAGAAAGGATGCTCATGCTGCAGAGTTGGATTTATTCTCCAAGGGTTTGCATGAGAGATTGGTGCCATTTATGGGCCACTGCTTGGAGAATGAGAACGAGAAATTCCTTGTCTATAAATATGTGCCAAACGGTGACCTCTATATGGTGTTGCAGGCGAAACCTGAGCCAGAAGAAGGGTTGCAGTCATTAGATTGGATAAAGAGGTTGAAGATTGCAACAGGCATTGCTCAGGCACTGTGCTATCTTCATCATGATTGTTCGCCGCCACTTGTTCATAG AGACATCCAAGCAAGCAGTGTCCTTCTTGATGACAAATTCGAGGTGCGGCTTGGAAGTTTGAGTGAGGTCTGTGCTCAGGAAGGGGAAGCACACCAGAAGGCCATCACCAGGCTATTGAGAATGTCACA GGTATCAGTGCAAAATATATCCG GGCCTCCTGCAACATGTGCATATGACGTATATTGTTTTGGGAAAGTGTTGCTGGAGCTGATCACCGGGAAGCTCGGCATTAGTGGGTCAAACGATGTTAATGCGACGAACGAGTGGCTTGATCATACCCTGCCTCACATCAACATGTACGAGAAGGAAGCCGTGACGAAGATCGTGGATCCTTTCTTGGTGGTGGACGAGGACCACTTGGAGGAGGTCTGGGCCATGGCAATCGTTGCAAAGTCTTGCCTCAATCCGAAGCCTAATAGGCGGCCGCAAGCGAGGCATATCCTCACGGCATTGGAGAACCCGTTGAAGGTGGTAAGGCAGGACATCACCACCGGGTCGACCGCTACGCTGACGACGATGACTTCGTCAAGGGGTTCTTGGAATTTGGCATTCATGGGAAGCTGGCGACGCAGCTCCTCCGAGACCATGTGTGTGGCACCAGGGCAAGCGAGGGAGGATCAAGCGGTGAAATGGTCGGGTACAACCAGGTCTCAAGGGAGCGGAGGAGGGGAGCAATCGTTCTCTAGGAAGCGGCTGTCCAAGGAGATCTTCCCCGAGCCGTCCGGTGTTCGTGACATGCAGGATTGA